The Solibacillus sp. FSL R7-0668 genome includes the window TCATTTAAGTGACGGTTATCAGGATGTGATTGGCATTATTTCGGATATTGCGTATCGTATGGTTATTTTAAATCCACATTTAGGTGATTCTGTTTTAGTGAATACACCTGGAGTTGTTTTGATTGATGAAATAGATGTGCATTTGCATCCAAAATGGCAGCAAAAGATTTTGCCGTTACTAAAAAGATTGTTTCCGGATGTACAGTTTATTACAACGACACATTCGCCGATTATTATTTCAACAACAGAAAGTAATGAGGCGTTGGAAATAGAGCTGGATGAGTCAAAGCAGCGTAAAAAAATTAGTGAAATCGGTGAACCAAAGGAATGGTATATATCGGATATTCTTACGACGGTATTTGATATAAAACAAGAACCTTTTGGTGGAAGTCCTGTGGAGACTGTTCATTTTAAGTTGGAGCAATTTAGTGATTGGGTGAAGGAATATTTAGTCGATCATCATTCGCACGAATTGCACATAATCGAGCAATTGCATGATGAGTTAGTAGGTAGTTTAGCTAAAAATTCACCACAATATAGAGCTGTAAAAAATTTAATGGGATTAATAAGTGACCATGAAGAAATTAACTAGAACACCCGATTTATTACCGGAAAAATTAAAGGATTCAAGTAAAAAAGCTGATTTGTATTTAAATTTGAGGGATCCAAAAACAAAGAAAATCCGTCCTCGATGGAATACAATTACTGAAAAGAAAGTTAAAATTGTAAGAGAGAATCTATCGAAGCTATCTGAAGAAGAATGTGCATATTGTGGGCGCCGGATTGTTGCGAGTGATTTGGATGTGGATCACTATTTACCTTCCTCAGAGTTCCCGTATTTGGCATATTGTTGGGAGAATTATTTGCCAAGCTGTAAAAGGTGTAACCAAGCGTTAAAAAGAGATTATGTTCCGCCAGCGTTAAAGGGGAAACAGATTATAGAATCCTGTATGGCAGCCACTCTAAAGTATGATTATGTTTATAATGCATCTCAGCTATATAAACTATCGAATTTAGAGAGGCTCATTAACCCCGCGTTTGATATAATAGAAGATCATTTGGAATTTAGCCCAGAATTTTTTTACTATAAAGCGAAGACAAAAATTGGCGAGAAAACAAATGAAATTTTCTTTGAGGATATACAATCCCAAAGATTTCTTGAGAAAATTAGTATTCTCGTAAAGGGTTTGGTAGCGCAAGGGGTAAATTGGTCTTCGATTCAAGACTTAATCGATACGTATGGA containing:
- a CDS encoding HNH endonuclease; protein product: MKKLTRTPDLLPEKLKDSSKKADLYLNLRDPKTKKIRPRWNTITEKKVKIVRENLSKLSEEECAYCGRRIVASDLDVDHYLPSSEFPYLAYCWENYLPSCKRCNQALKRDYVPPALKGKQIIESCMAATLKYDYVYNASQLYKLSNLERLINPAFDIIEDHLEFSPEFFYYKAKTKIGEKTNEIFFEDIQSQRFLEKISILVKGLVAQGVNWSSIQDLIDTYGSSYYYKKYWEYWMDEKLNNRL